The following is a genomic window from Bacillus sp. V2I10.
GACCAGCATACATATATCAAGACCAAAACAAATAAGATAACAGACCGGACAACTCTAATGATTACATTGCCTTCAGATCAGTCGGGGGCTCTTCACCAGGTTCTATCTGCTTTTTCGTGGAGAAAGCTGAATTTATCAAAAATTGAATCAAGACCAATGAAAACGGGTCTTGGAAACTACTTTTTTATCATTGACATTGATATGAAGATGGATGAAGTCCTTATTCCCGGGGCAATGGCAGAGCTTGAAGCTTTGGGCTGCGGTGTTCGGACTCTCGGAACGTACAGCGCTTATATAATATAAAAAATAACCGGCTCGCATATGCTAGCCGGTCTTAATTTTTTTCAATCTTCTTCACTAACAAGAAATCCTGCTGCCTTCAAAGCAGTACACACTTCTTCTAATTTTTCCTCTCGGTCCGTTACTAATGTATGCAAGTGCAATCCTTCTGTCAGCTGTGATAAATAGGCTGCCTTTGTTTCTTCAATTTTTTCGATAAAATCCCGTACTTCCTTGCGATTGCTCACCATGATGGATGCTGTCAATTCCCCGTAGACAGAATGTTCAATAATGACATCTTTGACCGTTACACCGTAATCAACAATGATATTCAGTTCTTCAGCCGTTGCTTCCGGTTTATGGCTGCTGGCGATGA
Proteins encoded in this region:
- a CDS encoding transcription repressor NadR; this encodes MMNEGKIPGTKRRELILNWLKETNVPMKGSEMAKKTNVSRQVIVQDISLLKAQNEPILATSQGYIYMRQENDALPAFKRIIASSHKPEATAEELNIIVDYGVTVKDVIIEHSVYGELTASIMVSNRKEVRDFIEKIEETKAAYLSQLTEGLHLHTLVTDREEKLEEVCTALKAAGFLVSEED